CTCCTCGGACAGCAAGACCTCAGTTGTGGAAATGGGCAGCCTTTGAATTGTTGCAGGGAGCTAAGAGGAACTTTAATGTTGGAAATTGGCCAAAGACTTTAAGTGTTTTCACCTTTTCAGAGGTGTGTAAAATCAGGTTTACCAGTTCCAAAGCAGAGGACAGCATCCATGGATTCCATGCCCCGCTGTATTGCTGACTCCATgtgacctcagtttccccatctgcaaaatcagaataataataattgcaaAGTAATATCTAATTCTCTGGGACTTTGGCCAGGGATCCCTGATGTTTACAAAGCCACCTGAGATGCTATGATAAGAAGGGCTGTGAAAATGCAAAGCATTATCAAAATGCTTATGCAGAATGTGAGTATTCTCACAGTCATGTGACAGTATACTGTGGGGGCTAGGCACAGGCCGATGACTTCATTGCAGGCAGTAGCAAACGGGCTGCAGGGAACAATGGGAACCCTGACAGGAAAAGACCTGTTCCTCTCTATGGGAATGTACAAATGTGAACATTTTAAGTTTTGCTCTATTGAGAAAGTTCTCCAGGAACAGCCTGGAGGCCCTCAGTACAATGCATGAAACCCTGAccccaggcaaaactcccacaggGGCCCAGATTCCAGCCATATCTTCTCCTCAAAGCCCTGATGTTTGATTGTAGAAGACCTACTTTGGGGAGCCTTGCCAGCCACCCCGCCTTTGAGTCTCACTGTAAAGTTCCAATGCCCCTTTGCACTGGCTGAGCTGTAATTATTACTTGCAAGTGCAACCTCGAGTCATGAACCTTGCAATCTAATCCCAGCCTTTCGCCATTGCACAGTCACCTTGGCTAATGGCTTAATCCTTACAGCGGGGTAGATTTTAGTGGAAAGGTGTAAAGCCCTTTTGCAACTGAAAATCAGAATGTAAATGGTAAGTATTTTACTTAGTTGCTTGTACACATTCCCTGTGCACAATGATGGATTTAAGGTGCTTTGTTTTGGGTATATTTCCACTGCCACTGGGAGCAAGCTTCCCAGTCCAGGTAAACAGATTTGTTCTAGTGGGGCTCAGGTAGCACACTGAAAATAGCAGCATGGACATTGTGGCTGGGGTGGCAGATCTAGGTGTCAAGCCCACCCGTGCCCTGGGTCTGAGGTTGCGTGGCAAGCCCGAGTCTCTGCCGAagctgcaatgtccacactgctatttttagtatgctggCTCTGAGCTCCACTACTGTGAGTCTGACAcactgggaggcttgctcccagctgtagtgtaggaGTACCTGTAGAATCTTGCTGACAACATTCAAATGGGTGAGTGTCCGTGACTCTTCAGAGACATTCCCTGTGTTCTGAGGACAGATCAGAGCACTCTTTACTCAGCAAAATGCTTCATCCACATTTGTGTCACTTGAAGAGCTGTGAAAATAActgtttttttcagttcactgacaGTTCTGAGAGAGAAAAATTTATTTTCAAGTCAACCCCTAACCAAAATTTTTGAAGTTTTGGGTGAATTGAAAGGCAGAAATATTTTTgtggttgaacaaaatgtttcgtTTGACCCAAAAGAGAACATTTCTGTCGATTTCAAGCAGTCCTTGTATCAGCGTTTACTCTCTCATTTCCTTTGTCGGTTTGAAAGCATCAGTCATATCCTCTTTTAAGAGTATTGGGGGAAACAGCAGCTATTTCTCCACCTTATTGCTGCTTTAGATCATTATTTACCCCTTGGTGTTCCCACAGCATTCTCATGTACCCTATTACCTGGTGATTGCTGCCAGACCTTGTGCTAAAGGTCTGGTAGCTTTCTGTCACTCAAGTCCTGATTTCGCTCTGTGTTCTGCAAAAGGTGCTTGTTTGATTGTATCAGAGAAAATGACGAGGTAATTTTAACTCATTTGATGTTGATGTGTGTATACATAAACAATAGGAAGCAAACTCTCTTTTAGAATATTGCAGTTGTGAGTTTATTACAGTCAGTTATGCAATACTTTGTCTTGCAACCCCATCCAATTTCCTGCAGTGGGAGGTGCACTTGAGAATCTACCAGAGACACTGTGTGTAAATTGTCTCCTGATCAATCCATCATTGTGATCAGACAGTTTCCCTAAAAGCTCTGCCCTGTACAACTGTAGGGGAAGCGCAGTCATAGTATTGAATGAGAACTAGAAAGAAGAAGAATGTCTCTTGATGAATATATTTTCCGTATTCTTCATTCAAGTTGTTTAAGTAACTGGAAAAAGtgaaatttttaaataattttcaaaaaaccATGCAGCAGTGCAGGGAAACAAACTGGCTCTTCCCCTTCTTAAATTAACTATTATTGTTCTAGGATGTAAACATGTCCACAAAAGAAATGTCCATACCTATTGCCTTCTCAAATGTAGGTTGTTTTTTTGATGAGGCCTCCTGCCCCCATAGTGGTTACTGCAGGATACAGTATAATTCTCTTGTGTTGAAGTTTATCCCTCCATCTGAGGCAGAGATCACAAATTTCAATTAAGTTTATCAACTAAGTCAGGTGGGTGCAGAATCCTCAGTGAGTACCTTCTTCTTATCCTACTGTTATCATGCACCTCCTTGCTTAGTACACCAATTCTAAATCTCCAAACAAGACAAGGAAATTAAATCTTAATCTGTGTTAGTGAGGATGGAAGATGCGGCGCTTTAGCCTTCTCTGCGCTCTGTAGGGATGGAGTCAGCTCATGGCACTTCAGTGAAATAAACACTTTGTGTTTAAAACAATATAGTGAAAATGAAAGTGCCtttggtctgattctcctctcagttcCCCTGGCATAAATCAGAAGAAAATCCACAGAAGTCAGTAGGGTTACACCGATGTGAAACCAGCTTGGGAGGAGAAGCAGGTCCTGTCGGTCTAATCCTGCCCATAGATACTCCAGTGCGAGCCCACAGGCTATcatggggtgcaagaggggtaaCTTTAGCCCTTTAAAGACCAAATGAAACTCCATCCTTAGTATACTCTGTTGCAATTTGGAGATCAGCGTGAGTGACCCGCAGGGGAGCATAGTCCCAAATCTCAGTAAGCGCAAACCATGAGCACACAAATCTGTCTGCAAACATTGCTCTTTTTCCCCTCAACCCCCAATCCTCACAGAAACCAGTCTGTCAGCAGTGGAATTTGGCCTGCAATGCTGACATGGGATGCCATTGCTCCTGTGGGTTTAAGTAATGCCTGcctttctctctttctggtgCAGGTTATGGACATGCTGCCCCGGGCACAGATGCTGGCAAAGTTTTCTGCATGTTCTATGCAGTCCTTGGTATCCCCCTCACACTGGTTATGTTCCAAAGTCTTGGGGAACGCATGAACACTGTAGTCCGGTTACTGCTGAAGAAAATAAAGAAGTGTCTGGGCATGAAGAGGACGAATGTCTCTATGGAAAACATGGTCTTAGTAGGCTTCTTGTCATGCATGGGGACACTGTGTGTTGGAGCAGCTGCCTTCTCTTATTTTGAGGGCTGGACCTTCTTCCATGCCTATTATTACTGCTTCATAACCCTGACCACTATTGGCTTTGGCGATTTTGTAGCTCTGCAGAAAAAACGAAGCTTTGCAGAAGAAGCCACCGTATGTGGCTTTCAGCTTTATGTACATCTTGGTCGGTTTGACTGTGATTGGTGCTTTCCTAAACTTAGTTGTTCTTAGGTTTTTGACTATGAACTCGGAAGATGAGAGGCGGGATGCAGAAGAGAGGGCATCCCTGAAGAGAGTCAGGAACAACATCCACCTGAAAGCTAAGGAAGACAGTAAGAACAGAGATGCTATTTTTCTACCCATAGAAGACAGGACAAGTCAAATGAACCTCATCCCACTGATGCAGGAAGACGCTGATAGACCAAGACGTCACTCTTCAAACTCCACCGCCAAAGTCCCTTCCTTGTGCACGTGTTTGTGCTACAGACCGCGGCTGTGTGGTAGCCCTGTCCCTTCCCATCCAGAGACCCTCAGCTGCCACATCAATCCCGTTTACTATAATTCCATTTCGTACAAAATTGATGAGGTCTCCCTGAGCACGAGGGATCCCACTGGCGTCTCCTCCCCTGGGAGCACTTTATCGTCCAACAGCCCCCGCTGCAGGGAACACCACCGCCTGCGAAGGAAATCCATCTAAATGTGCATGCTTTTTGGGAATTTTTACTCTGAACTGTATTCTACTATTGAAGTCATATTTTGATGATAAATTATTAACTGAGGTCATTGTTGTTATTCTaatttcttctcctctctccagcTACCTATTAGAATGGCTTCAACTCCAGCAGCTGCCAGCTACATAATATATTGAccagtaatttattttaaatatcactgatgaatAATTGTCTCTCTTAGCAGGAGATGTCAGATCatgttacacttttttttttggcagtataTTAAGGTAGCAGTGATTATATAATAGCTCCCCACAAATTATAGAATCCAATGTCCTGTTTGTAGGACAGAATTGTTCCCTTGGAAATGGCTTACAAAAAAATCCAGACCCTGGCAGTGCAGTCTGTATTCCAGGCTTGCTCTGATTAATCCTTAGACTGCTGGCTCCTAGCGGTGTATGTCAGGAACCAAACAGGCTCAGTGGTATGCGCCAAAATTTACTGAAAACAAAATCTATATTAACAAGCTCTCCAGCAATGAAGATCCCTCTCTAAATTAGGGATCCTCACAAGCTGGGCATGTGTTCTTCAGTGTAACATTTTAGAGGTTTGCAAGTGATAATTTGCGGTGAGATAATATATAAAAGAATTTCCTAGCTGGATAATCACATAATGTCCGAACAGCGAAGGTAGCAACGTTGCCAGAGATTTGCAAAAAGGGAGATGATAGTGTATCAGCTGTGGAGATACCTTGTGCAACAGCAGAGGCACCAAGTTTAATGGGGTTACATTTGTGCTACTCGGGTGGGGGGATGTAAACAATCCCTGTCTGTCCAAGTTACTTCAATGTCACGCTCACGTCATGTTTGAAACCATCCACAGTGGGGCTCCAAACATGATGCAGCTGGTCATTATGGCAGATAGACCACCTGCTTTTACGTGGAGTCTCAGTGCAAGCCCCAACCTGTGAGCAGGTTGCTCTATCTTGACTGCAATGTTCTGGTTTCAAAGGAACATCCGGAGACCTCTCAGGTAGGGATGAAATATTCAAACCATCCCTCTGCCCCTGAACTCCACCTCTCTGATGAGGCATGGCCATAAGGCGAGGCTCTTCCAGAGACAGGATGGAGAAGAGTTTGGGGGAAGTGGGATTGGATTTTTTTGAAGTGTAAGGTTAAAATTGGAGGCAAGCAGGCTTGAGAATAGTGTGCCTGAGCCCCTATGGCCCCGCACCTTTGAATCTGAGAGCTGACCCTGTCCTCCATTAGCTCTAAGAACCCTCCTCATTGACCTCATTGCTCTAAGGGAGGCCAGAAAGTAGCTCTAGCTAGAATTTCTGTTGTCCCACTTTTGGCTCTTTCCCCAGCACCCGCAGCCTTCCTTATGTTCTAGCGTGGAGGGAATTTGTGGTGTTAGCATTAATCACTCCTGAGTACGATAACCTTCAGGTTCTGCTCAGAGGGATTTGTGCTTGTAAGAACAATGAAAACCCAAACTAATGCTGCCGAGGAGGCAGAGTTTGTGCTCTCGGAAATACTCAGAATTACAAGATCGCAAACCAGTTGGGGTTTTGGGTGCAACCTTGTACCTTCCCACTGTAGTTCAATCACAAAGATGTCACGCTCCACGGAAGGGGTAAGCTCTTTGCTTTGCTAGACTTTGTTTCATCTGCTACTTGAAATAGACAAGCTCTTATGGGCTGTATGGAAATCCATTCTCATGCACTGGgatccattggcctggaatggagATTTCTGGGTAATCATGCCCATCTTGCACTCACAGCCACTGCTCTCATGAAGATTTTTGGCACCCAAAAGGTGCCCTATGAATGGCCCAGAACAGCTGTCTCTGCTCACTGAGATTGATCTCCATTTGTTCCTCTGGGGGACACAGAGCCAGctcctcacctggtgtaaatcatcatagctctgtttacttcagtggagctgaggttctggccatTAATCTTCTGGGGCTTAGCAACgttctttcc
This portion of the Gopherus evgoodei ecotype Sinaloan lineage chromosome 14, rGopEvg1_v1.p, whole genome shotgun sequence genome encodes:
- the KCNK15 gene encoding LOW QUALITY PROTEIN: potassium channel subfamily K member 15 (The sequence of the model RefSeq protein was modified relative to this genomic sequence to represent the inferred CDS: deleted 1 base in 1 codon), which codes for MKRQNLRTVSLILCIFSYLLVGAAVFDALESEAESGRRRLLEQKRGELRRKYRFSADDYRELERLVLQAEPHRAGGQWKFAGSFYFAITVITTIGYGHAAPGTDAGKVFCMFYAVLGIPLTLVMFQSLGERMNTVVRLLLKKIKKCLGMKRTNVSMENMVLVGFLSCMGTLCVGAAAFSYFEGWTFFHAYYYCFITLTTIGFGDFVALQKNEALQKKPPYVAFSFMYILVGLTVIGAFLNLVVLRFLTMNSEDERRDAEERASLKRVRNNIHLKAKEDSKNRDAIFLPIEDRTSQMNLIPLMQEDADRPRRHSSNSTAKVPSLCTCLCYRPRLCGSPVPSHPETLSCHINPVYYNSISYKIDEVSLSTRDPTGVSSPGSTLSSNSPRCREHHRLRRKSI